From Fulvivirga lutea:
AAAATCAAGAATTTGTTGCTTTTCTGCAGGGGTGGTTGTAACAGATTCGCCAGTTGTACCCTGAACTACATAATAATCAACGCCCTGCTTTGCTGTACTTTCAAGTAGTCTTTTGAGCCCATCAAAGTCTATGCTTTCATCTTTATTAAATGGTGTAACTAAGGCTACACCGGTTCCATATAATTTAGTAGTATCCATTAAGAAAGTAATTTTGTATATCGGTACATCTCTTCAACGAGTTTTTTAATACCCCCATCTTTGGGTACTTGTACCATCATCTCTGAGTATAGCGCATTTTCCTCGTCATATTTAGCCACTCGGCATTTAGCCTTACTTTGTGCCAGAATATTTCTTAGAATGAGGTTGCTCTCTTCATCTATATAAAAAAGATAGTCAAAGCTTTTGTTTATAAAGCTCTTTACTTTATCCGATTCAATATTTCCCCAAAAAGTAATCTCTTTGGCTGTAAAGAAGTCAAACAGAAACTCATGGTTTTCCTGGTTTTTAGGCAAGAATGCGAGCACCTCTACTTTCTTACCATCATTCTCCAGTGTTTTTATTAGGTGCTTGATTTGCTCATGTTTCTGCACACTATTGATGCTAAAGAGTATGCCAATATCATTCACCTGATTGTAATTCATGCTAGATCTGGGCGCTTGATTTTTCTTAACAAAACCTTTGGCCTTATGTGTAAGTAATTTTTTAGATAGCATGGATTAATTGTTAATCATCTTTGTAAAATCTTCCTCACTTATAATTGTGATATTCAATTTTTCTGCTTTTTCTCGTTTTGCAGGTCCCATTTTATCACCTGCCAATAAATAATCTAATTTACCGGAAATGGCCGATATTACCTTACCACCATGATTTTTAATGGTTTCTTTCAATTCTTCACGCCCGTAGTTTTCGAATACACCCGATACAACAAAGCTTTTACCATCCAAAACATTGGAAATACTAGTGTCCTCTTTTTCAACTATTTCAAATTGCACCCCAGCATCTTTCAACCTCTGTATTTCACGAATGTACTTATCATTCTGGAAATAAGATATTAGGCTGTTAGCAATTCGATCTCCTATTTCAGGGACATCAATAAGTTGTTCATAACTTGCTTGACTTAAAGACTCAATATTTTTGAAGTAGCGTGCAAGCTTTTCAGCCACAGTTCTACCTACAAAACGAATTCCCAGTGCAAATAGCACACTTTCAAAAGGAGTGGTTTTAGATTCTTCAATTCCTTTTAAGAGATTCTTTGTACTTAAATCTTTGAAACCCTCTAAACTAAAAACGTCATCATAACTTAAATCATATAAATCAGCTGGACTGTTAACTAACCCTTTTTGGTAGAGTAAGTCAATGGTTCGTTCTCCAAGGCTATCAATATTCATTGCTTTTCGCTGTATGAAATGTTCTATTCTACCTTTAATTTGAGGGGGACAACCATCTATATTAGGACAGTAATGTTGAGCTTCGCCCTCCACTCGAACCAGTTCTGTGCCACATTCAGGACATTCAGTAATATATTCGACAGGTTTAGAATCAACTTTTCTTTTAGAGAAATCAACTTTAATTACCTTTGGAATGATTTCACCTCCTTTTTCAACAAAGACTGTATCGC
This genomic window contains:
- a CDS encoding DUF6913 domain-containing protein, with the protein product MLSKKLLTHKAKGFVKKNQAPRSSMNYNQVNDIGILFSINSVQKHEQIKHLIKTLENDGKKVEVLAFLPKNQENHEFLFDFFTAKEITFWGNIESDKVKSFINKSFDYLFYIDEESNLILRNILAQSKAKCRVAKYDEENALYSEMMVQVPKDGGIKKLVEEMYRYTKLLS